From Demequina lutea, a single genomic window includes:
- a CDS encoding polysaccharide biosynthesis tyrosine autokinase produces MELHDYIRILHKNWLIIVVTTVVAVAAATAYSLLAPPVYTANAKVFVSTSSVDSTADLASGNSFTQQRVHTYADLVKTAAVLQPTIDKLKLPLSVEQLRPAVSATAPLNTTVIDITVTYGDAVYATQLATGVAQQLATVVEKLETTNSVQGSPVRLKVVQEAEVPGAPSSPKKTLDVALGLLLGLAAGVGIALLRSTLDTRIHNEKDLERITDVPLLGGIVFDRNAKTRPLIIHADPHSPRAESFRTLRTNLQFLDVGRPERAFVITSAMPSEGKSTTVVNLAIALAETGTSVLLVDADLRRPRVEQYLGIEGGVGLTDVIIGRVTASDAIQRWGTTSLFVLASGPIPPNPSELLGSSTMSTLIGSLASEFDVVLFDAPPLLPVTDAAILARLVGGCVVVAASGKTRSTQLGAALDALVTVGAPQSGIVLTMLPTSGPDSYGYGRYGYGYSEPGATPQRGKAKR; encoded by the coding sequence GTGGAACTGCACGACTACATCCGCATTCTGCACAAGAACTGGCTGATCATCGTGGTGACGACTGTGGTGGCGGTGGCGGCAGCCACGGCGTACTCGCTGCTGGCGCCGCCGGTCTACACGGCCAACGCCAAGGTGTTCGTCTCCACGTCATCGGTGGACAGCACCGCGGACCTGGCCTCGGGCAACAGCTTCACTCAGCAACGCGTTCACACGTATGCGGACCTGGTCAAGACGGCCGCGGTGCTACAGCCCACGATCGACAAACTCAAGCTGCCACTGAGCGTCGAGCAACTGCGGCCCGCCGTCTCCGCGACCGCACCGCTCAACACCACGGTGATCGACATCACGGTGACATACGGCGATGCCGTGTATGCGACGCAACTGGCCACGGGCGTGGCCCAGCAGCTCGCCACGGTGGTAGAGAAGCTCGAGACCACCAACAGCGTGCAGGGCTCGCCCGTGCGCCTCAAGGTGGTGCAGGAGGCCGAGGTACCCGGGGCTCCCTCGAGCCCCAAAAAGACACTGGACGTGGCCCTCGGGCTGCTGCTCGGCCTCGCGGCAGGTGTGGGCATCGCCCTGCTGCGCTCCACGCTCGACACCCGCATTCATAACGAGAAGGACCTCGAGCGCATCACCGACGTGCCCCTCCTGGGCGGCATCGTCTTTGACCGCAACGCCAAGACGCGCCCCCTGATCATCCACGCCGACCCCCACAGCCCCCGGGCCGAGTCATTCCGCACCCTGCGCACCAACCTCCAGTTCCTGGACGTCGGGCGCCCCGAGCGCGCCTTTGTCATCACCAGCGCCATGCCCTCCGAGGGCAAGTCCACCACCGTAGTCAACCTCGCGATCGCGCTCGCCGAGACCGGCACGAGCGTGCTGCTGGTGGACGCGGACCTGCGCAGGCCCCGGGTGGAGCAGTACCTGGGCATCGAGGGAGGCGTGGGCCTCACCGACGTAATCATTGGCCGCGTGACGGCCAGCGACGCGATCCAACGCTGGGGCACCACCAGCCTCTTCGTCCTCGCCTCGGGCCCCATCCCCCCCAACCCCTCCGAACTGCTCGGATCCTCCACCATGTCCACCCTCATTGGCAGCCTGGCCAGCGAGTTCGACGTCGTCCTGTTCGACGCCCCCCCCCTGCTCCCCGTGACCGACGCCGCCATCCTGGCCCGCCTGGTGGGAGGCTGCGTGGTGGTCGCCGCATCGGGCAAGACCCGCTCCACGCAACTCGGCGCCGCACTCGACGCACTCGTCACCGTAGGCGCACCCCAGTCGGGAATCGTGCTCACCATGCTTCCCACGTCGGGCCCCGACTCGTACGGATACGGACGCTACGGCTACGGTTACAGCGAACCCGGGGCCACGCCTCAGCGCGGCAAGGCAAAGCGCTGA
- a CDS encoding HNH endonuclease, which translates to MEISTGATAAALGDLAAFEGRAVAGLEDGELIAALGAAALVVRTSEATLAALAFQVGQRSAPDLGPSGLAREHGFSSPGRMVAHATGGSLGDAAHLIDAGRAFAPRTMPDGLNLDGANPGGLNLGGANVDGANVGDPAPAPSLSARPQPAYPRLATCLAAGDIGAAAAALVGRTLDTLGEQAQFVEERLVERACELDLGELRRVCQRLEASSDPVAWEARERRQYEARHVSISEDHDGMLLIHARLDPPSAAPVVAWLDAQVKDAFRRRRDGDPLDADTRTVGQIRADALVGLARHGMACDEPTSGVSTTMVVRIGLDELLTGTGLGESDNLTAPLSAGAIRVIAADAEIIPAVLGANSEVLDIGRQRRLFTRAQRLALVERDGGCAMCHAPPSYCEAHHIRWWRHLGGTDLDNGVLLCTACHHRVHRDGWHIESTRGQVWITPPPSVDPTGKRRLGGRARMQLAA; encoded by the coding sequence ATGGAGATTTCCACCGGTGCGACTGCCGCGGCCCTCGGGGACCTCGCGGCATTCGAGGGGCGCGCGGTGGCGGGACTCGAGGACGGCGAGCTCATCGCCGCGCTGGGAGCGGCCGCCCTCGTGGTCCGCACTTCGGAAGCGACGCTCGCGGCGCTCGCGTTCCAAGTGGGCCAGCGGTCCGCTCCCGACCTCGGCCCGAGCGGGCTGGCGCGAGAGCATGGCTTCTCCTCGCCGGGTCGCATGGTTGCTCATGCCACTGGGGGCTCGCTCGGCGATGCCGCTCATCTCATCGATGCCGGGCGCGCGTTCGCCCCGCGCACGATGCCCGATGGCTTGAATTTGGACGGCGCAAATCCCGGCGGCTTGAATTTGGGCGGCGCGAATGTGGACGGCGCGAATGTGGGCGACCCGGCGCCCGCGCCCTCGCTATCTGCACGCCCGCAGCCCGCCTACCCACGTCTAGCAACGTGTCTGGCTGCAGGCGACATCGGCGCGGCGGCGGCCGCACTGGTAGGACGCACCTTGGACACCTTGGGCGAGCAAGCCCAGTTCGTGGAAGAGCGGCTCGTGGAGCGCGCATGCGAACTCGACCTCGGTGAGTTGCGGCGCGTCTGCCAACGACTCGAGGCAAGCTCGGATCCGGTCGCATGGGAAGCCCGGGAACGACGCCAATACGAGGCGCGCCACGTGTCCATCAGTGAGGACCACGACGGCATGCTTCTCATCCATGCCCGGCTCGACCCCCCGTCCGCAGCGCCCGTCGTGGCTTGGCTGGACGCCCAGGTCAAGGACGCTTTCAGGCGCCGACGCGACGGTGACCCGCTCGATGCGGACACCCGAACGGTCGGGCAGATTCGCGCCGATGCACTTGTGGGACTTGCGCGGCACGGCATGGCCTGCGACGAGCCGACGTCTGGCGTCAGCACCACCATGGTCGTACGCATTGGGCTCGACGAATTGCTAACAGGGACCGGTCTAGGCGAGAGCGACAACCTCACCGCCCCGCTGAGCGCGGGTGCCATCCGCGTTATTGCCGCCGACGCCGAAATCATCCCGGCGGTGCTGGGTGCCAACTCCGAAGTCCTCGATATTGGACGACAGCGGCGACTCTTCACGAGGGCCCAACGGCTCGCACTCGTGGAGCGCGACGGAGGATGCGCAATGTGTCACGCGCCGCCGTCATACTGCGAGGCCCATCACATCAGGTGGTGGCGACATCTTGGCGGAACGGATCTCGACAACGGCGTGCTGCTTTGCACGGCGTGCCACCACCGCGTGCACCGAGACGGCTGGCACATCGAATCGACCCGCGGCCAGGTGTGGATCACACCTCCGCCCTCAGTGGACCCCACAGGGAAGCGGCGACTCGGTGGCCGGGCGCGGATGCAGCTGGCCGCGTAG
- the gmd gene encoding GDP-mannose 4,6-dehydratase, which translates to MTKKAFITGITGQDGSYLAELLLSKGYEVHGLIRRASTFNTTRIDHLYVDSHNPNAKMFLHYGDLSDGARLVSLLVTIKPDEVYNLAAQSHVRVSFDEPEHTGDTTGVGTIRLLEAVRMAGIETRFYQASSSEMFGATPPPQHEETPFYPRSPYGAAKVYSYWVTKNYREAYSMFAVNGILFNHESPRRGETFVTRKITRAVARIKAGLQDDIWLGNLDAIRDWGYAAEYVEGMWRMLQADEPDDYALATGVGCTVRDFLDESFTHAGLNWEDHVKFDERYLRPTEVDALVGDASKAKTKLGWEATVDGRALARLMVDADIEALACEGKPWHDVVSLESWGTK; encoded by the coding sequence GTGACCAAGAAGGCGTTTATCACGGGCATCACCGGCCAAGACGGGTCCTACCTGGCAGAGTTGCTGCTGAGCAAAGGCTACGAGGTGCACGGTCTCATTCGCCGCGCATCAACTTTCAACACCACGCGAATTGATCATCTCTACGTCGACTCGCACAACCCTAATGCGAAGATGTTTCTCCATTATGGGGATCTCTCCGACGGTGCCCGCCTGGTGTCCCTGTTGGTGACCATCAAGCCTGACGAGGTCTACAACCTGGCCGCCCAGTCTCACGTGCGTGTGAGTTTTGACGAGCCCGAACACACTGGTGACACAACAGGTGTGGGCACGATTCGCCTGCTGGAAGCCGTACGAATGGCAGGCATAGAAACGCGCTTCTACCAGGCGTCCAGTTCGGAGATGTTCGGCGCGACCCCTCCTCCCCAACATGAGGAGACCCCCTTCTACCCTCGCTCGCCCTACGGCGCCGCGAAGGTCTACTCCTACTGGGTGACGAAGAACTATCGCGAGGCCTACAGCATGTTTGCCGTCAACGGCATCCTGTTCAACCACGAGTCCCCCCGTCGCGGCGAGACCTTCGTGACACGAAAGATCACCCGTGCCGTGGCACGCATTAAGGCCGGGCTGCAGGACGACATCTGGTTGGGCAACCTCGACGCGATCCGCGACTGGGGGTATGCCGCCGAGTACGTGGAAGGCATGTGGCGCATGCTTCAGGCCGACGAGCCCGACGACTATGCGCTGGCCACCGGCGTTGGATGCACAGTCCGGGACTTCCTCGACGAGTCCTTCACCCATGCGGGTCTGAACTGGGAAGACCACGTCAAGTTTGACGAGCGGTACCTGCGTCCCACCGAGGTCGATGCCCTCGTGGGTGACGCCTCCAAGGCGAAGACGAAACTGGGATGGGAAGCCACCGTGGATGGGCGTGCACTGGCACGGCTGATGGTCGATGCCGACATTGAGGCGCTCGCTTGTGAAGGCAAGCCGTGGCACGACGTCGTGTCCCTTGAGTCCTGGGGAACCAAGTGA
- a CDS encoding glycosyltransferase has protein sequence MNKARRVTILGLNYAPEPTGNAPYTASLAEHLVRNGTKTRVISGFPHYPQWRRMPGDEGWRRTDVLRGVDVRRLAHWIPNPPRGVRRLLSEITFGLHSITVSWGRPETIVLVSPALFASALAMLRATATRRARVLWVQDLYSQGMTETGEGGGVAVAVTRCVERWTLRRAHRVVAIHDAMANRMVQDLDVDRERIMVIENWTHIARSTASRNEARQRLGWSLEGFVALHAGNMGRKQGLENLVETARLAEERGVPIHIVMLGDGAERKQLGELAAGLDRIIFMDPLPGDEFPLALAAADALLVNELPGVSEMAVPSKLTSYFAAAKPVVAAVGQGGIVASIMGRAQAGPVVESGNPGALLGALKSLSSDIEEQERASRAAKAYWHDHLSAEMALAAWDEILVDVTRR, from the coding sequence ATGAACAAAGCCCGTCGAGTGACAATACTAGGGCTTAATTATGCCCCCGAGCCCACCGGTAACGCCCCGTACACGGCCTCTCTGGCGGAACACTTGGTGCGAAACGGAACCAAGACGCGCGTAATTTCGGGGTTCCCGCATTACCCCCAGTGGCGACGAATGCCAGGTGACGAGGGTTGGCGCCGGACGGACGTCCTCCGCGGAGTGGACGTCAGGCGCCTCGCCCACTGGATACCGAATCCTCCGAGAGGCGTCCGCCGACTTCTCAGTGAGATCACCTTCGGCTTGCACTCGATCACGGTAAGTTGGGGGCGCCCAGAAACGATCGTGCTCGTATCGCCCGCCCTATTCGCATCGGCACTTGCAATGTTACGAGCTACCGCGACGAGGCGCGCGCGCGTCTTGTGGGTCCAGGACCTCTACTCGCAAGGCATGACAGAAACCGGCGAGGGCGGAGGCGTAGCGGTTGCCGTCACTCGCTGCGTGGAGCGGTGGACTCTCAGACGAGCGCACCGAGTCGTTGCGATCCACGACGCCATGGCCAACCGTATGGTCCAAGATCTGGACGTAGACCGGGAGCGAATCATGGTGATAGAGAATTGGACGCACATTGCGCGCTCAACAGCGTCACGCAACGAAGCGCGCCAACGGCTTGGGTGGAGTCTTGAGGGATTCGTCGCTCTTCACGCTGGAAACATGGGACGCAAGCAGGGGCTGGAAAATCTCGTCGAAACCGCGCGGCTAGCGGAAGAGCGGGGTGTCCCCATCCATATCGTGATGTTGGGTGACGGCGCCGAACGCAAGCAACTTGGCGAACTCGCCGCAGGTCTCGACCGAATCATCTTCATGGACCCGTTGCCCGGTGACGAATTTCCTCTTGCCTTGGCCGCTGCCGACGCCTTGCTCGTCAACGAACTCCCGGGCGTGAGCGAGATGGCGGTGCCAAGCAAGTTGACGAGCTATTTCGCTGCCGCAAAGCCGGTCGTCGCTGCAGTGGGCCAAGGTGGGATCGTCGCTTCGATAATGGGTCGCGCCCAGGCAGGGCCTGTCGTCGAGAGTGGTAACCCGGGTGCATTGCTCGGTGCTCTCAAGTCTCTGTCGTCCGACATAGAGGAACAGGAACGGGCCAGCCGAGCGGCTAAGGCATATTGGCACGATCACCTCTCCGCCGAGATGGCACTGGCGGCTTGGGACGAAATCCTCGTGGACGTAACCCGGCGGTGA
- a CDS encoding GDP-L-fucose synthase family protein, whose protein sequence is MSDGEDFTPGPLGRDATFYVAGHRGLVGSAIWRRLEVEGFTNLLGRTSAELDLKDRDATFAFFAETQPTYVVLAAAKVGGIMANSTYPVDFLSDNVRIQTNVIDAAIAHGVKRLLFLGSSCIYPKFAPQPIPEEALLTGHLEETNDAYAIAKIAGILHIQAARRQYGLPWISAMPTNLYGPNDNFSPTGSHVLPALIRRYDEASRSGAPSVTNWGTGTPRREFLHADDMADACLHLLEHYDGPTQVNVGTGTDVTIREIADTIAHVTGYEGQTLWDTTKPDGTPQKLLDVSLLRDAGWTSQITLKEGLSRTVDWYREHRDQLRG, encoded by the coding sequence GTGAGCGACGGCGAGGACTTCACCCCCGGCCCCCTCGGCCGGGACGCCACGTTTTACGTCGCGGGCCACAGGGGGCTCGTGGGCTCCGCGATCTGGCGTCGCCTGGAAGTGGAGGGGTTCACCAACCTCTTGGGACGCACTTCTGCTGAGCTGGACCTGAAAGACAGGGATGCGACGTTCGCGTTCTTCGCGGAGACACAGCCCACGTATGTGGTGTTGGCGGCCGCGAAGGTGGGCGGCATCATGGCGAACTCCACCTATCCGGTGGACTTCCTGTCCGATAACGTGCGTATCCAAACCAACGTCATCGACGCCGCGATCGCCCACGGTGTGAAACGCCTGTTGTTCTTGGGCTCCAGTTGTATTTACCCCAAATTCGCGCCACAGCCCATCCCCGAAGAGGCGCTCCTGACGGGGCATCTCGAGGAGACCAACGACGCCTACGCGATCGCAAAGATCGCCGGCATCCTCCATATCCAAGCCGCACGCCGCCAATACGGCCTGCCATGGATCTCCGCGATGCCCACCAACCTCTATGGCCCCAACGACAACTTCTCACCCACCGGGTCCCACGTGCTCCCCGCGCTGATCCGCCGCTACGACGAGGCCTCCAGGTCCGGCGCGCCAAGCGTCACCAACTGGGGCACCGGAACACCACGACGCGAATTCCTCCACGCCGACGACATGGCGGACGCCTGCCTTCACCTGCTGGAACACTACGACGGACCCACGCAGGTCAACGTGGGCACAGGAACCGACGTCACCATCCGCGAGATAGCGGACACCATCGCGCACGTCACGGGGTATGAGGGCCAAACCCTGTGGGACACCACCAAACCCGACGGCACCCCTCAGAAGCTGCTGGACGTGTCCCTGCTGCGCGATGCGGGGTGGACCTCGCAGATCACCCTAAAAGAGGGCCTGAGCCGCACGGTGGACTGGTACCGCGAGCACAGAGATCAACTGCGCGGCTAA
- a CDS encoding glycosyltransferase: MKIAQIVTYVSKNGAFGGPVSVAIAQSVELASRGHDVELLAGWDGVARIDAPGVNVRLFRTRRLLPAGFSGLTAPGLMAHLRTNYMFYDAVHVHLARDLITLPAASFLARHHAKYVVQSHGMVVPDSRIRGRVFDHVAVRRVLREAGSVIAYRGVDDKDLDAVSRGRANIEYLVNGVSIGLDDRVGDSSRNEVLFMARLHPRKRVMAFAEMALQLSDRGVASRFVVIGPDEGDLGELRAFISHHGLDDVLIYEGAVPYSQVRSRLSKSSVYVLPSVNEPFPVTVLEAMAVGTPCVITDSCGLAAYFRKDSSGLVTDGSAEGLAEAVERLLVDAAFRRSTIENADRTMERQFSISAVGDALEEIYRKESALR, encoded by the coding sequence ATGAAGATTGCACAGATAGTCACATATGTTTCAAAGAACGGCGCTTTCGGTGGGCCCGTCTCAGTGGCGATTGCCCAGTCGGTCGAACTTGCTTCACGAGGCCACGATGTTGAGTTGCTGGCTGGGTGGGATGGGGTTGCGAGGATTGACGCACCGGGCGTGAACGTGCGGCTCTTCCGCACACGGAGACTTCTGCCTGCCGGATTCAGCGGTCTAACTGCGCCTGGGCTCATGGCGCACCTGCGCACGAACTACATGTTCTACGATGCAGTGCACGTGCACTTGGCCCGTGATCTGATAACGCTGCCGGCGGCCTCTTTTCTCGCGAGGCACCACGCTAAATACGTGGTCCAGTCGCACGGGATGGTGGTTCCGGATAGCCGTATTCGGGGTCGCGTTTTTGACCATGTGGCCGTGCGCCGCGTTCTTCGAGAGGCAGGGTCCGTTATCGCCTACCGTGGCGTTGACGACAAGGATTTGGACGCAGTCTCTCGAGGGCGCGCAAATATTGAGTACTTGGTCAACGGGGTCAGTATCGGTTTGGATGATCGTGTTGGTGACTCATCACGAAACGAAGTGTTATTCATGGCACGGCTACACCCTCGTAAACGCGTTATGGCATTTGCGGAGATGGCCCTGCAGTTAAGCGACCGAGGGGTTGCGTCGCGCTTTGTTGTCATCGGTCCGGACGAAGGCGATCTAGGCGAGTTGCGTGCGTTCATCTCCCATCACGGACTGGACGACGTACTCATCTACGAAGGTGCAGTGCCCTATTCTCAGGTACGCTCCCGGCTCAGTAAGAGTTCGGTCTATGTTCTCCCAAGCGTGAATGAACCCTTCCCAGTTACGGTACTTGAGGCGATGGCTGTAGGCACTCCTTGCGTCATCACGGACTCGTGCGGACTCGCGGCGTATTTCCGGAAGGATTCCTCGGGACTTGTAACGGATGGAAGTGCAGAGGGTCTCGCAGAGGCCGTGGAGCGGTTGCTAGTTGACGCGGCGTTTCGCAGGTCGACCATCGAAAATGCGGATCGAACCATGGAGAGGCAATTCAGTATCTCGGCAGTGGGCGATGCGCTGGAGGAGATATATCGCAAGGAGAGCGCGCTGCGCTGA
- a CDS encoding LPXTG cell wall anchor domain-containing protein gives MLGKTLASAAFACVLIVAPAAGAFAGPTYPASDKSLACSSANVVNGGTFTCTVGGAEGSKATLGVTTSGADAAIRGTVSLTKTIDATHVATFTVTAPSTAGAIAISAAIDGVAADSTTVVASASGLAATGADKSGLGIAAGGFALMGVGTILMVRRRRALRNW, from the coding sequence ATGCTGGGCAAGACCTTGGCAAGCGCCGCGTTTGCGTGCGTGCTGATCGTCGCGCCGGCGGCGGGTGCCTTTGCGGGCCCCACGTATCCAGCTTCCGACAAGTCGCTCGCCTGTTCGAGCGCGAACGTGGTCAATGGCGGCACCTTCACGTGCACCGTGGGGGGCGCGGAGGGATCCAAGGCCACGCTCGGTGTCACCACGTCGGGAGCCGACGCGGCGATCCGCGGCACCGTCTCTCTCACCAAGACCATTGACGCCACCCACGTGGCCACGTTCACCGTGACGGCGCCCTCGACCGCGGGCGCCATCGCCATCTCGGCCGCCATCGACGGGGTGGCTGCGGACAGCACCACCGTGGTGGCGTCCGCCAGCGGGCTCGCCGCCACCGGAGCCGATAAATCGGGCCTGGGCATTGCCGCGGGCGGCTTTGCGCTCATGGGCGTTGGCACCATCTTGATGGTCAGGCGTCGCCGCGCGCTACGCAACTGGTAG
- a CDS encoding IS3 family transposase (programmed frameshift) produces MPKKIDPALRDRAVRLVREHRSEYPSLTAASAAVARQVGVGHESVRRWVLQADIDDGSREGVTSAEHAEIKRLKSENSRLREDVAILRAATNFLRGGARPPQSMIMGFIDTMRAEGHAVESTCRVLREQGCQVAARTYRAWRGGHVAVRTVTDAHVVDAVRDTAWTHVPTPDGSLRRKMTPEGLYGRRKMTALIRRTTIPGASTGAVDRAMRVLGLSGVRRDKGVRTTIPAKDGVRAGDLLNRDFTAPQPDHTWVMDFTYCRTWAGWVYVAFIVDVFSQRIVAWHAQTTKHVDLVMIPLRMGLWERGRQGHPILPQQLRAHSDAGSQYVSLAYTDKLALDGIAPSIGSVGDAYDNALMETINGLYKAECIRTTVFHEGPYRTIADVEFATAGWVDWYNTRRLHSSLGYVPPAEFEQAHYATLNREPQPA; encoded by the exons ATGCCAAAGAAGATCGATCCTGCCCTCCGTGACCGTGCGGTGCGGCTGGTGCGTGAGCACCGCTCGGAGTATCCCTCGTTGACGGCCGCGTCGGCGGCAGTGGCCCGCCAGGTTGGGGTGGGCCACGAGTCCGTGCGGCGGTGGGTGCTGCAAGCCGATATTGATGACGGCTCTCGGGAGGGGGTTACGTCCGCTGAGCACGCGGAGATCAAGCGTCTGAAGTCGGAGAACAGCCGGCTGCGCGAAGACGTTGCGATTCTACGGGCGGCGACAA ACTTTCTTCGCGGGGGAGCTCGACCCCCGCAATCGATGATCATGGGTTTCATCGACACGATGAGAGCCGAGGGGCACGCGGTCGAGTCGACTTGCAGGGTTCTGCGTGAGCAGGGCTGCCAGGTCGCCGCGCGCACCTATCGTGCGTGGAGAGGAGGCCACGTCGCGGTCCGCACGGTCACAGACGCGCATGTCGTCGACGCGGTCCGTGACACCGCGTGGACGCACGTGCCCACACCCGATGGTTCCCTGCGCCGCAAGATGACTCCCGAGGGGTTGTACGGGCGGCGGAAGATGACCGCGTTGATCCGCCGCACCACGATCCCTGGTGCATCCACAGGCGCGGTCGACCGGGCCATGCGTGTCCTCGGACTGTCGGGCGTGCGCCGCGATAAGGGCGTGCGCACCACGATCCCCGCGAAGGACGGGGTCCGTGCCGGGGATCTGCTGAATCGGGATTTCACCGCGCCGCAGCCGGATCACACCTGGGTGATGGACTTCACCTACTGCCGCACCTGGGCCGGGTGGGTTTACGTCGCGTTCATCGTGGACGTGTTCTCTCAGCGCATCGTCGCGTGGCATGCGCAGACCACCAAGCACGTCGACCTGGTGATGATCCCCCTGCGGATGGGCCTCTGGGAACGCGGCCGCCAAGGCCACCCGATCCTCCCGCAGCAGCTCCGAGCACATTCGGACGCCGGGTCTCAATATGTCTCGTTGGCCTACACCGACAAGCTCGCCCTCGACGGCATCGCGCCCTCGATCGGGTCCGTCGGCGACGCGTACGATAACGCGCTGATGGAGACGATCAACGGGCTCTACAAGGCCGAGTGCATCCGCACGACCGTGTTCCACGAGGGCCCGTATCGGACGATCGCGGACGTCGAGTTCGCGACCGCCGGCTGGGTCGATTGGTACAACACTCGTAGGCTTCACTCAAGCCTCGGCTACGTTCCACCGGCCGAGTTCGAGCAAGCTCACTACGCGACCCTCAACCGAGAGCCGCAACCCGCATAG
- a CDS encoding CAP domain-containing protein translates to MDKRSAATTAVGVALMCAGGVLFFVSCTAGTAGTAGRASAPVENTANVAGQPVPAGFPAADVYTQQVFDNTNAARTGQGLPALTWDDCAAALAAQRIAIILPTGRLEHPPLAAGCGDANTAGENLGHSIYMPSELVDAWMNSAGHRANIVDPNFRVLGVACVASAFDDSSRAALKGDAVGGMLCSEIFEGTAP, encoded by the coding sequence ATGGATAAGAGGTCGGCCGCTACAACGGCCGTGGGCGTCGCGCTCATGTGCGCCGGGGGAGTGCTCTTCTTCGTGAGTTGCACGGCGGGCACGGCGGGCACGGCAGGCAGGGCCAGTGCCCCCGTGGAGAACACGGCGAACGTCGCCGGGCAGCCGGTTCCTGCGGGATTTCCCGCGGCGGACGTCTATACGCAGCAGGTCTTCGACAACACCAATGCGGCGCGCACCGGGCAGGGCCTGCCCGCACTCACGTGGGATGACTGCGCCGCAGCCCTCGCAGCGCAGCGCATCGCCATCATTCTTCCCACCGGTCGCCTCGAACACCCGCCGCTGGCCGCCGGATGCGGGGATGCCAACACGGCGGGGGAGAACCTGGGTCACTCCATCTATATGCCGTCCGAGTTGGTGGACGCGTGGATGAACTCGGCGGGGCACAGGGCGAACATCGTCGATCCCAACTTCCGCGTGTTGGGCGTCGCGTGTGTCGCCTCGGCTTTTGACGATTCGTCGAGGGCGGCGCTGAAGGGGGATGCCGTCGGGGGGATGCTGTGTTCGGAGATCTTTGAGGGCACCGCCCCCTGA
- a CDS encoding arsenate reductase/protein-tyrosine-phosphatase family protein: MPHILTVCTGNICRSPAAEIALRRHLGDAVTTSSAGTRAVVGRGVPEQMAREMAADGLDASTHVARQFTAAMAQDADLVIALAAEHRRRLVSEAPAALKKSFLLMELAAMARSGAPLEGEGTAERVANIGPAVIAYRPQLAALDIVDVPDPYGRTDQEYAESFAMIRDAVNDIAAWVRG; this comes from the coding sequence GTGCCTCACATCTTGACGGTCTGTACCGGTAATATCTGCCGATCGCCCGCGGCCGAGATCGCGTTGCGTCGCCACCTGGGAGACGCCGTCACCACCTCGAGCGCGGGGACGCGCGCAGTGGTGGGGCGCGGGGTGCCCGAGCAGATGGCCCGCGAAATGGCGGCCGATGGCCTCGACGCATCCACGCACGTGGCGAGGCAGTTCACCGCCGCGATGGCGCAGGATGCCGACCTGGTGATCGCCCTGGCGGCCGAGCACCGCCGACGGCTCGTCTCCGAGGCCCCCGCGGCCCTCAAGAAGTCCTTCCTGCTCATGGAGCTCGCCGCGATGGCCCGCAGCGGGGCACCACTCGAGGGTGAGGGCACCGCCGAGCGGGTGGCGAACATCGGCCCGGCCGTGATCGCCTACCGGCCCCAACTCGCCGCCCTGGACATTGTGGACGTGCCGGACCCGTACGGACGGACGGACCAGGAGTACGCGGAGTCGTTCGCGATGATCCGCGACGCCGTGAACGACATCGCCGCCTGGGTCAGGGGCTAG
- a CDS encoding WcaF family extracellular polysaccharide biosynthesis acetyltransferase: protein MDTEPNDTDGRVPVIPLSDALGERESWGRPAALVYLWGIVEWLFVTNALQISSSLRVAVLRAFGAKIGRGVIFRPRTRIRFPWKLEIGDHCWIGEGVWIHNQDQVSIGHDVVISQETMITTGSHLHRKNMALITKPITIDDGAWVTARCIVTGGVTVGRSALVAPGSVVSESVSPNAIVRGNPARLVAPRFEEGL from the coding sequence GTGGATACCGAACCAAATGACACTGACGGCCGAGTTCCGGTGATCCCACTGAGTGACGCTCTTGGCGAGCGTGAGTCCTGGGGGAGGCCTGCGGCGCTCGTCTACCTTTGGGGCATCGTTGAGTGGCTGTTTGTGACAAACGCGCTACAGATCTCGTCTAGTCTCCGCGTCGCGGTGCTTCGCGCGTTCGGTGCGAAAATCGGACGGGGAGTCATCTTTCGCCCACGCACCCGCATTAGGTTCCCTTGGAAACTCGAAATCGGTGACCACTGCTGGATCGGTGAGGGCGTTTGGATTCACAATCAAGATCAGGTCTCGATCGGTCACGATGTCGTGATCTCTCAGGAGACCATGATTACCACCGGAAGCCACTTGCATCGTAAGAACATGGCCCTTATCACCAAACCGATCACTATCGATGACGGGGCGTGGGTCACTGCGAGATGTATCGTGACCGGCGGTGTTACGGTCGGGCGGTCCGCGCTGGTCGCACCAGGATCTGTCGTCTCTGAGTCCGTATCGCCCAACGCAATTGTGCGGGGGAATCCCGCACGGCTTGTTGCGCCACGATTCGAAGAAGGCTTGTGA